A genome region from Dickeya dadantii NCPPB 898 includes the following:
- a CDS encoding metal ABC transporter permease, with protein MEWLTLLAEPFAFPFMVKAMLAAGVVGMVCAVLSCFMVLKGWSLMGDAVSHAVLPGVVLAWLAGIPLAIGAFASGLFCALATGYVKERCRIKEDTVMGILFSGMFAVGLVLFSRVNTEQHLSHILFGNVLGITRYELQQTLVISLLVLAVVIIKWRDLVLYCFDPTQAQICGLPVKLLHYGLLTLLSLTIVAALQAVGVILVIAMLITPGITGFVLCKRFGAMMLVAVTSATFSSVFGTWLSYFLDGATGPCIVIIQSLIFIIAQCAAKMRKPQQ; from the coding sequence ATGGAATGGTTGACCTTGTTAGCCGAGCCCTTTGCCTTTCCGTTCATGGTCAAAGCTATGCTGGCGGCAGGCGTGGTCGGCATGGTGTGCGCGGTGCTGTCCTGTTTTATGGTGCTCAAAGGCTGGTCGCTGATGGGCGACGCCGTTTCTCACGCCGTGCTGCCCGGCGTGGTGCTGGCCTGGCTGGCGGGCATCCCGCTGGCGATCGGCGCGTTCGCCTCCGGTCTATTCTGCGCGCTGGCTACCGGCTACGTGAAGGAACGCTGCCGCATCAAAGAAGACACGGTGATGGGGATTCTGTTTTCCGGCATGTTCGCCGTCGGTCTGGTGCTGTTTTCTCGCGTCAATACCGAACAGCACCTGAGCCATATCCTGTTCGGCAACGTACTGGGGATCACCCGCTACGAGCTGCAACAAACGCTGGTAATCAGCCTGCTGGTGCTAGCCGTGGTTATCATCAAATGGCGCGATCTGGTGTTGTACTGCTTTGACCCCACGCAGGCGCAAATCTGCGGTCTGCCGGTAAAACTGCTGCATTATGGTCTGTTGACGCTGCTGTCGCTGACCATCGTCGCCGCGTTGCAGGCGGTCGGCGTGATTTTGGTGATCGCCATGTTGATTACCCCCGGCATTACCGGGTTTGTACTGTGCAAACGCTTCGGCGCTATGATGCTGGTGGCGGTGACCAGCGCGACCTTCTCGTCGGTTTTCGGCACCTGGCTCAGCTACTTCCTTGATGGCGCGACCGGGCCGTGCATCGTGATT
- a CDS encoding metal ABC transporter permease, with protein sequence MIDALLAPFQYEYMVKAILISAVVGGTCAFLSAYLMLKGWSLMGDALSHSVVPGVAGAYALGLPYAAGAFFAGILAALAMTFIRHLTRIREDAVIGFIFSTFFAAGLLIISLNPTAVNVQSIIFGNILGIADEDILQVALIIGISLIVLCFIWKDLFVTFFDEIHARTIGLSPLRLKIIFFTLLSACTVAALQTVGAILVIAMVITPGATAWLLTDRFPRLVLIAIALGTVTSAVGAWLSFFLNGATGGIIVSLQTLMFLLAFVFAPRHGLLAARRQRRLAMMRK encoded by the coding sequence ATGATTGATGCGTTGCTGGCGCCCTTCCAGTATGAATACATGGTCAAAGCCATCCTGATAAGCGCCGTGGTCGGCGGCACCTGTGCCTTTTTGTCCGCCTACCTGATGCTGAAAGGCTGGTCGCTGATGGGCGACGCGCTGTCGCATTCGGTGGTGCCGGGCGTGGCCGGGGCGTATGCGCTGGGGCTGCCCTACGCCGCCGGCGCATTTTTCGCCGGCATTCTGGCGGCGCTCGCCATGACCTTCATCCGGCATCTGACCCGCATCCGCGAAGACGCGGTGATCGGGTTTATCTTCTCCACCTTTTTTGCCGCCGGGCTGTTGATCATCTCGCTAAACCCGACCGCGGTGAACGTGCAGTCGATTATTTTCGGCAATATTCTCGGCATTGCGGATGAAGACATCCTGCAGGTGGCGCTGATTATCGGCATTTCGCTCATCGTGTTGTGCTTTATCTGGAAAGATCTGTTCGTCACCTTTTTTGACGAAATCCACGCCAGAACCATCGGCCTGTCGCCGCTGCGGCTGAAAATCATCTTCTTCACCCTGCTGAGCGCCTGCACCGTCGCCGCGCTGCAAACGGTGGGCGCCATTTTGGTGATCGCTATGGTGATTACGCCGGGCGCCACCGCCTGGCTGCTGACCGACCGCTTCCCGCGGCTGGTGCTGATCGCCATTGCGCTCGGCACCGTTACCAGCGCGGTGGGCGCCTGGCTGAGTTTCTTCCTGAACGGCGCCACCGGCGGCATCATCGTTTCATTGCAAACGCTGATGTTCCTGCTGGCGTTTGTTTTCGCGCCCCGCCACGGGTTGCTGGCCGCCCGTCGTCAACGCCGCCTGGCAATGATGAGGAAATAA
- a CDS encoding manganese/iron ABC transporter ATP-binding protein translates to MTRHAEDAQLTVQDITVTYNNGHTAIHNASFHLHGGTICALVGVNGSGKSTLFKSIMGIVRPTTGSVSLNGLPVRQALKSNLIAYVPQTEEVDWNFPVLVEDVVMMGRYGKMSLFRIPSAEDKKQVALALERVGMADLHQRQIGELSGGQKKRVFLARALAQQAQIILLDEPFTGVDVQTENAIIKLLKTLREEGHLILVSTHNLGSVPEFCDQVVLINRTVLAVGPTESTFTHPNLEKTFGGVLRYLRLSGQQLHQDADARELTVLTDDERPAVFYGKGSLTPPHRSSADEEDKRHD, encoded by the coding sequence ATGACCCGGCACGCAGAAGACGCACAACTGACCGTGCAGGACATCACGGTCACCTACAACAACGGCCACACCGCCATCCATAACGCCAGTTTTCATCTCCACGGCGGCACTATTTGCGCGCTGGTGGGGGTCAACGGCAGCGGAAAGTCAACGCTGTTCAAAAGCATCATGGGCATCGTCCGCCCCACCACCGGCAGCGTGTCGCTCAACGGTCTGCCCGTCAGGCAGGCGCTGAAAAGCAATCTCATTGCCTATGTGCCCCAGACCGAGGAAGTAGACTGGAACTTTCCGGTGCTGGTTGAGGATGTGGTGATGATGGGGCGCTACGGCAAAATGTCGCTGTTTCGCATTCCGTCAGCGGAAGACAAAAAGCAGGTGGCGCTAGCGCTGGAGCGCGTTGGCATGGCGGATCTGCATCAACGCCAGATCGGCGAACTGTCCGGCGGGCAAAAGAAGCGGGTGTTTCTGGCGCGCGCGCTGGCGCAGCAGGCGCAAATCATCCTGCTGGACGAGCCGTTCACCGGCGTTGATGTGCAGACGGAAAACGCGATTATCAAGCTGCTGAAAACGCTGCGCGAAGAGGGCCACCTGATTCTGGTCTCCACCCATAACCTCGGTAGCGTGCCTGAGTTTTGCGATCAGGTGGTGCTGATCAACCGCACCGTGCTGGCGGTAGGCCCGACGGAAAGCACCTTCACCCACCCGAATCTGGAAAAAACCTTCGGCGGCGTGCTGCGTTATTTGCGCCTGTCAGGGCAACAACTGCATCAGGACGCCGATGCCCGCGAGTTGACGGTGCTGACGGACGACGAACGTCCGGCGGTCTTTTACGGCAAGGGCAGCCTGACGCCGCCCCATCGCTCATCCGCGGATGAGGAGGATAAGCGCCATGATTGA
- a CDS encoding metal ABC transporter substrate-binding protein yields MRKTRLSFPFPFSAAPLLAALLALLFGFSLPATAKLKVVTTFTIIQDIAQHVAGDAATVESITKPGAEIHDYQPTPRDIAKTQSANLILWNGLNLERWFGRFFENIQGVPSVVVSEGITPIAINEGPYNGNPNPHAWMSPNNALIYIENIRAALVKYDPDNAETYNRNAKNYAAQIMALDQPLRARLNNIPAEHRWLVTSEGAFSYLARDYGLKELYLWPINADEQGTPQQVRHVIDEVRQHQIPVVFSESTVSDKPARQISKETGARYGGVLYVDSLSTKDGPVPDYISLLKTTVDTIAKGFNQ; encoded by the coding sequence ATGCGCAAAACGCGGTTATCCTTCCCGTTTCCCTTTTCCGCCGCTCCGTTGCTAGCTGCCCTGCTGGCGCTGCTGTTCGGTTTTTCGCTACCGGCGACGGCAAAACTCAAGGTGGTTACCACCTTTACCATCATTCAGGATATCGCCCAACATGTTGCCGGCGATGCCGCCACCGTCGAATCGATCACCAAACCGGGTGCGGAAATCCACGACTACCAGCCCACGCCGCGGGATATCGCCAAAACGCAGTCGGCAAACCTGATTTTGTGGAATGGCCTTAATCTGGAGCGCTGGTTCGGCCGGTTCTTTGAAAACATTCAGGGCGTGCCTTCCGTGGTCGTCAGCGAAGGCATCACGCCCATCGCGATCAACGAAGGCCCTTACAACGGCAACCCGAATCCCCACGCCTGGATGTCACCAAACAACGCATTAATTTATATAGAGAATATCCGGGCAGCGCTGGTGAAATACGACCCGGACAACGCGGAAACCTATAACCGTAACGCCAAAAATTACGCCGCGCAGATTATGGCGCTGGATCAACCGCTGCGCGCACGACTGAATAATATTCCGGCCGAACACCGTTGGCTGGTGACCAGTGAAGGCGCCTTCAGCTATCTGGCGCGCGACTACGGCCTGAAAGAACTGTATCTGTGGCCAATCAACGCCGACGAACAAGGCACGCCGCAGCAGGTGCGCCATGTTATTGATGAAGTGCGCCAGCACCAGATTCCGGTCGTGTTCAGTGAAAGCACGGTATCGGATAAGCCGGCACGTCAGATCAGCAAAGAAACCGGCGCGCGCTATGGCGGCGTGCTGTATGTCGATTCGCTGTCGACCAAAGACGGCCCGGTTCCCGACTACATTTCGCTGTTAAAAACCACCGTAGACACCATTGCAAAAGGCTTTAACCAATGA
- a CDS encoding SDR family oxidoreductase yields MPDYLSSLPSLSSQTRKPRLALAGATGRVGATLTTRLAADPIDVVVLTRNPEAARLPTGISAVKVDFRHEDRLRDALRGIDRLFISHGTSTEQVANEIALIDAAVAAGVRHIVKLSALGPATRLLPIAWHMQIEAHLAQQPIASTVLRPTAFSDVLKRLGPLIAAGSWTGAAGNGRVNFIDTRDIADAARIALLEEIEPESQRVYHLTGPRAWTMADIAAELTRLLGHPVTYVHLSPSQQREALLGSGLSPFTADLLIGLDRLFRESAIGETTSTIEEMTGKAPRSLTEWLTDNLTIFQK; encoded by the coding sequence ATGCCCGACTATTTATCTTCTTTACCTTCATTATCTTCACAGACACGAAAACCGCGCCTCGCCCTTGCCGGCGCCACGGGACGCGTTGGTGCTACGCTAACTACCCGGCTTGCAGCCGATCCGATAGACGTCGTCGTGCTTACCCGCAATCCCGAAGCGGCGCGTTTGCCCACCGGTATCAGTGCGGTTAAGGTCGACTTCAGGCACGAGGACAGGCTTCGCGACGCCCTGCGTGGCATCGATCGGCTGTTTATCTCTCACGGCACGTCAACCGAACAAGTTGCCAATGAGATTGCGCTGATCGACGCCGCAGTCGCCGCCGGCGTTCGCCACATCGTCAAGCTATCCGCCCTCGGTCCCGCGACCCGGCTGCTTCCCATCGCCTGGCATATGCAGATTGAAGCGCATCTGGCACAGCAGCCGATTGCCTCAACCGTTTTGCGCCCCACGGCGTTTAGCGATGTGCTCAAGCGTCTGGGGCCGCTTATTGCCGCCGGCTCCTGGACTGGCGCTGCGGGCAATGGGCGCGTGAACTTCATCGACACCCGCGATATTGCCGACGCGGCACGCATTGCACTGCTCGAAGAGATCGAACCTGAATCGCAACGGGTGTATCACCTGACAGGCCCGCGAGCATGGACGATGGCCGACATTGCGGCCGAACTAACCCGCCTGCTTGGCCACCCCGTTACCTATGTCCATCTTTCGCCCTCGCAGCAAAGAGAGGCGCTGCTCGGGAGCGGACTTTCGCCATTCACAGCCGATCTGCTAATCGGGCTTGATCGTCTGTTTCGTGAGTCTGCGATCGGCGAAACGACGTCGACAATCGAGGAAATGACGGGAAAAGCCCCGCGTTCGCTGACCGAGTGGCTGACCGACAATCTGACCATATTTCAGAAGTAG